A genomic segment from Spinacia oleracea cultivar Varoflay chromosome 3, BTI_SOV_V1, whole genome shotgun sequence encodes:
- the LOC110788952 gene encoding uncharacterized protein encodes MSQALTTISSLITRTSSLTVSKPNKTPTPCLDVRMISLPPKISVSVEAPTGLSPVPRRNAIVLGIAVGIAGAFWGLNVCENAWAAARRPPPQQVEKEKKDPNVSGVLAKVLASKKRKEAMKQQMAMQRERGKKVDDSSTSSPPSQESSPS; translated from the exons ATGAGCCAAGCATTAACAACAATTTCTAGCTTAATCACAAGAACATCATCATTAACAGTCTCTAAGCCTAACAAAACTCCTACACCATGTTTGGATGTTCGTATGATTTCATTGCCTCCTAAAATTAGTGTCTCAGTTGAAGCACCAACTGGTCTCTCTCCTGTTCCACGCAG GAATGCAATAGTATTGGGGATTGCAGTGGGAATAGCAGGTGCATTTTGGGGCTTAAATGTTTGTGAGAATGCATGGGCTGCAGCAAGAagaccaccaccacaacaagttgaaaaagagaaaaaggatCCAAATGTAAGTGGAGTCCTTGCCAAAGTTCTAGCAAGTAAAAAGAGGAAGGAAGCCATGAAACAACAAATGGCCATGCAAAGAGAAAGAGGGAAGAAAGTTGATGATTCTTCTACTTCATCCCCTCCCTCTCAAGAATCTTCACCTTCTTAA